Part of the bacterium genome, GCCCCGAGCAGGGTCCCGGGCACGGCCCCGGCGAGCACCGCGGCCAGGGCGATCCCGAGGTAGTGCGCGCCGACGGCGGCGTTGGAGTAGCCGAAGGCCTTGAGGACGGCGATCTGGTCGCGCTGCGAGCCCACCAGCCGCGAGAGCACGACGTGGACGAGGAACGCCGCCACGGCCAGGAAGATCGAGGGGAGGTAGAGGCCCGTCACGCGGTCCTGCGCGATCTCGTCCGAGAGGAAGCGGTTGGAAAGCTGCAGGTCGCGCCCGTACGCGCCGAGGCCGCCGTAGCGACCGAGCAGCGCGTCGACGCCCGCGAGGACCGGCGCCTCCGGCGCGCCCGGGGCCAACGCGAGCGAGACGTCGTTGAACGCCCCCTCCAGGTCGAAGAGCGCGGCCAGTGCCTCCCGGCCCACCCAGAGAACGCCGAAGCGCCGGTTGTCGGGGAAGATCTCGAGGCCGCGGATCTCGTAGACGTACTCCGGCGAGAGCGCCACGCCGACCACGGTCAGCTCCTGCCAGCGGCCGTTGACCACCGCGCCGAGGCGCGCGCCGATCTGCAGGCCGTTGGCGTCCGCGAAGCCCTCGCTGACGATGGCCTCCCCCGGCGCGCCCGGCTCGATCCAGCGCCCGCGGCGCAGGTGCAGGTCGTTGAGGATCGGCACGCGCCGCTCCGGGACGGAGACGAGCCTCCCGGTGGCCGGCTCGGGCAGCCCGGGGACGTCCAGGGTGACCTCGGCGACGACGCGCGTCTCGACCGCGGCGACGCCCGGGAGCGCGCGCAGGCGCGCCGCGAGCGCCTCGGGGGCGCGCTTGGCGTGGGCGAAGACGTCCGCGAAGCGGTAGCGCCGGTAGTAGTCGGCCTGCCCCTCGACGAGCGAGACGTAGGCCGAGCGCATCGTCACGAAGGCGGCGATCCCGCACATCGCGACGGCGGCGACGGCCACGAGCTGGCCGCGCAGGTGCCAGAGGTCTCTGGTCAGCTTCCGGTTGAGCGCCTTCACCAGGACAGCTCCGCCGGCGACACGCGCCGCTCGTTCGTTCGGATCTCCGCGATCTCGCCGCTGGAGATCCGGATCACGCGCTCGGCCATCGCGGCGATCGCGGCGTTGTGCGTGATCACGACCGTGAGGGCGCCCAGCTCGCGGTTGACGCGCTCGAGCACCTCGAGCACCAGCTTCCCCGTCGGGTAGTCGAGCGCGCCGGTCGGCTCGTCGCACAGCAGCACGTCCGGGCGCTTGGCCACGGCGCGGGCGATCGCCACGCGCTTCTGCTCGCCGCCGGAGAGCTGGGCCGGGAAGTGGTCGAGGCGCTCGCCGAGGCCGACGAGCCGCAGCGCCTCGGCGGCATCGAGCGGCTCTTTCGCGATCTCGGTGACGAGCGCGACGTTCTCC contains:
- a CDS encoding ABC transporter ATP-binding protein, which encodes MGDVEVHALRGVDVDLFAGEFVVLLGPSGSGKSTLLNILGGLDVPSEGEVFYRDHLLTKAGDAELTRFRREHVGYVFQFYNLIPSLTALENVALVTEIAKEPLDAAEALRLVGLGERLDHFPAQLSGGEQKRVAIARAVAKRPDVLLCDEPTGALDYPTGKLVLEVLERVNRELGALTVVITHNAAIAAMAERVIRISSGEIAEIRTNERRVSPAELSW